A single genomic interval of Bradyrhizobium japonicum USDA 6 harbors:
- a CDS encoding substrate-binding domain-containing protein translates to MTSISAPFRNIAFGVLTVLWLTGAAEAAEVHVMISGGLTAAYKALVPEFEKATGNKVLTEYGPSMGTTTNAIPVRLERGEPADVLIMVGYALTDLAGKGKVVAGSQVDLTRSPIGVAVKSGAPKPDIGSVEAVKRALLAAKTIAYSDSASGVYVSTEMFDKLGIADVMKDKARKIPATPVGEIVAHGEAELGFQQISELKPVKGIDIVGPLPNELQKITIFSAGIAAGSKEPEAGRALIKFLASPAAREAIIASGMEPIPAGGAN, encoded by the coding sequence ATGACATCGATATCAGCACCATTCCGCAACATTGCCTTCGGCGTTCTAACCGTCCTGTGGCTGACCGGCGCGGCCGAAGCTGCCGAGGTACATGTGATGATCTCGGGCGGATTGACGGCTGCCTACAAGGCGCTCGTGCCGGAATTCGAGAAGGCCACCGGCAACAAAGTGCTGACGGAATATGGGCCGTCGATGGGGACGACCACCAATGCGATCCCGGTCCGGCTGGAGCGTGGCGAACCCGCCGATGTCCTGATCATGGTGGGCTATGCCCTCACCGACCTCGCCGGCAAGGGCAAGGTCGTGGCCGGCAGCCAGGTCGACCTCACCAGATCGCCGATCGGCGTGGCCGTGAAATCGGGTGCGCCGAAGCCGGACATCGGCTCGGTGGAGGCGGTCAAGCGCGCGCTCTTGGCGGCGAAAACGATCGCCTATTCCGACAGCGCCAGCGGCGTCTACGTCTCGACCGAGATGTTCGACAAGCTCGGCATTGCCGACGTCATGAAGGACAAGGCGCGCAAGATTCCGGCAACACCCGTCGGCGAGATCGTCGCGCACGGCGAGGCCGAGCTCGGCTTCCAGCAGATCAGCGAGCTGAAGCCCGTGAAGGGCATCGACATCGTCGGGCCGCTGCCGAACGAATTGCAGAAGATCACGATCTTCTCGGCCGGGATCGCGGCCGGTTCGAAGGAGCCCGAGGCCGGCCGTGCCCTCATAAAATTCCTCGCCTCGCCTGCCGCGCGCGAAGCGATCATCGCAAGCGGGATGGAGCCGATCCCGGCTGGTGGCGCGAATTGA
- a CDS encoding CaiB/BaiF CoA transferase family protein yields the protein MANPTDATSPESGLHQADYTPGVRGPLTGLRVIDLSRLVAGNLLTQHLADFGADVIKVEPREGDTLRGWRTKGVETNWKIHSRNKRSICLEFRHGEAVPLIRKMIPGAAMLIESFRPGTLEQMGLSPEELLRLEPKLVIVRISGWGQTGPYHRRPGFGTLVEGFSGFAEMNGFPDREPVLPPMYLADALSGLTGAFAAMAALREVEINGGKGQVIDLPLLDPIVNSLGPQAANYRLTGVVKPRSGSRSSGSVPRNVYRTLDGGWVCLSASTQGMAMRVLRSIGRPELCEDPKFKTNEQRLVHVAELDKIIGDFIATRTVDDNVAFFEAAEVTIGPVNDTVRLMNDRHVQARGLLADYPDEDMGTFPMHAVPVRLSETPGSIRTPAPRLGQHSRTILAEAGLSPDDIDAALASGVVKETST from the coding sequence ATGGCAAATCCCACTGACGCCACCTCTCCCGAAAGCGGACTGCATCAGGCCGACTACACCCCCGGTGTCCGCGGCCCGCTGACAGGGCTCCGCGTCATCGACCTCTCGAGGCTGGTCGCAGGCAATCTGCTCACCCAGCATCTCGCCGACTTCGGCGCCGACGTCATCAAGGTCGAGCCGCGCGAAGGCGATACGCTACGCGGCTGGCGCACCAAGGGCGTCGAGACCAACTGGAAGATCCATTCGCGCAACAAGCGCAGCATCTGCCTCGAATTCCGCCACGGCGAAGCGGTGCCGCTGATCCGCAAGATGATTCCCGGCGCCGCGATGCTGATCGAGAGTTTCCGCCCCGGCACGCTCGAGCAGATGGGGCTCTCGCCGGAGGAACTGCTGCGACTGGAGCCCAAGCTCGTGATCGTTCGCATATCGGGATGGGGGCAGACCGGCCCCTATCATCGCCGGCCCGGCTTCGGGACATTGGTGGAAGGCTTTTCGGGCTTCGCCGAGATGAACGGCTTCCCCGATCGCGAGCCGGTGTTGCCCCCGATGTATCTGGCCGACGCCCTCTCCGGTCTCACCGGAGCATTCGCAGCCATGGCGGCGCTGCGGGAAGTCGAGATCAACGGCGGAAAAGGACAGGTGATTGATCTGCCGCTGCTCGACCCGATCGTGAACTCGCTCGGGCCTCAGGCGGCAAATTACCGTTTGACCGGCGTGGTCAAACCGCGCAGCGGGAGCCGCTCGAGCGGCTCGGTACCGCGCAATGTCTACCGCACGCTCGATGGCGGCTGGGTTTGCCTGTCGGCGTCCACGCAAGGCATGGCGATGCGCGTGCTGCGTTCGATCGGCCGCCCGGAGCTTTGCGAGGATCCAAAGTTCAAGACCAACGAGCAGAGGCTCGTCCATGTCGCCGAACTCGACAAGATCATCGGCGATTTCATCGCGACACGAACGGTCGACGACAACGTCGCCTTCTTCGAGGCGGCCGAGGTCACGATCGGTCCGGTCAACGACACTGTCCGCTTGATGAACGATCGCCACGTGCAGGCCCGGGGACTGCTGGCCGACTATCCCGACGAGGACATGGGAACGTTCCCGATGCACGCCGTCCCGGTACGCCTGTCCGAGACGCCCGGAAGCATCCGGACGCCTGCGCCACGCCTCGGTCAGCACAGCCGCACCATCCTGGCCGAAGCAGGCCTCAGCCCTGACGACATCGATGCCGCCCTCGCCTCGGGCGTTGTGAAGGAAACCAGCACATGA
- a CDS encoding methyl-accepting chemotaxis protein — MQKQRSVARILGAVVGSLGLVLVVICAYALKLAVTRYSDSNRIVSLAVASRDLTNTLVIFRLERGDTLSYLASAAPAPDRVMSSLAEQRATVQKNYAQALQSLASAEAPGLAERLDKLRGIWAQLEELRPRAVTALKQEKAARDANLQPSWAKISDAYMDAIGDVTAHVDNAMTLIDPVVDRLLIAKQASWQARANAGQTILIQFSSILANKTWTAADGVTFADLRERIQQSWVVVRDLSPNVASPELLQAISNAEPEISGALSDERNAIATKLLAGEPAGVAGIDYRDRQLVGANNVVIVTQTALANMISRAEDVASRARFSLILFGLLVPASLALTIGGLMLMRNRVTRPLTAITGVMTRFAAHDFAGEVPGLGRNDEIGGMAAALQVFKEAMINAERLSGDQAAERADKEKRASELSGLVRQFESRIGQMVQTLSSASGELETTARSMSGTAAEAQTQAGSASTLADQVGGGVQTVAAAAEELNASIREINRQVEQATRATEQAVVTVKETDGTMRALADGADRIGEVIGLITSIAGQTNLLALNATIEAARAGESGRGFAVVASEVKNLASQTAKATEEISAQITEIQGATQKAVSAIDGIVKTIEEVSSINRVIAAAIEEQNKATAEIANTVQHTAEATSTVTRNIATVSSAANETGRAASGVLKAAANLSSQSTALTSEVDGFISKVRAVA, encoded by the coding sequence TCGCCAGCCGCGACCTGACCAATACGCTCGTAATTTTCCGCCTGGAGCGCGGTGACACGCTGAGCTATCTGGCGTCGGCTGCCCCCGCGCCCGACAGAGTCATGAGCAGTCTCGCCGAGCAGCGAGCCACGGTGCAGAAGAATTACGCGCAGGCCTTGCAGAGCCTCGCCTCCGCTGAAGCGCCCGGTCTTGCCGAAAGGCTCGACAAGCTCCGCGGCATCTGGGCGCAGCTCGAGGAGTTGCGGCCGCGCGCGGTCACTGCGCTGAAGCAGGAGAAGGCGGCGCGTGACGCGAACCTGCAACCGAGCTGGGCCAAGATCAGCGACGCCTATATGGATGCGATCGGCGACGTCACCGCCCATGTCGACAACGCGATGACGCTGATCGACCCGGTGGTCGATCGCCTCTTGATCGCCAAGCAGGCCTCCTGGCAGGCCCGCGCCAATGCCGGCCAGACCATTCTGATCCAGTTCTCCTCGATCCTCGCCAACAAGACCTGGACCGCCGCCGATGGCGTCACCTTCGCCGATCTGCGCGAACGCATCCAGCAGTCCTGGGTGGTCGTGCGCGATCTCAGCCCGAATGTGGCCTCGCCCGAGCTGTTGCAGGCGATCAGTAACGCCGAGCCGGAAATCTCCGGCGCGCTCAGCGACGAACGCAATGCCATTGCGACCAAGCTGCTCGCCGGCGAGCCCGCCGGCGTCGCAGGCATCGACTACCGCGATCGCCAGCTTGTCGGCGCCAACAATGTCGTCATCGTCACGCAAACCGCGCTCGCCAACATGATCTCGCGGGCCGAAGACGTCGCCTCGCGCGCCCGCTTCAGCCTGATCCTGTTCGGCCTGCTGGTGCCGGCCTCTCTGGCGCTGACGATCGGCGGGCTGATGCTGATGCGCAACCGCGTCACCCGGCCGCTGACCGCGATCACCGGTGTCATGACCCGTTTCGCGGCGCATGATTTCGCCGGCGAGGTGCCGGGCCTCGGCCGCAACGACGAGATCGGCGGCATGGCGGCGGCGCTCCAGGTGTTCAAGGAGGCCATGATCAACGCCGAGCGCCTGTCCGGCGACCAGGCCGCCGAGCGCGCCGACAAGGAGAAGCGTGCATCCGAATTGTCCGGCCTCGTGCGGCAATTCGAGAGCCGCATCGGCCAGATGGTACAGACGCTGTCGAGCGCCTCGGGCGAGCTGGAGACGACCGCGCGCTCGATGTCGGGCACGGCAGCCGAGGCCCAGACCCAGGCCGGCTCGGCCTCGACGCTCGCCGACCAGGTCGGCGGCGGCGTGCAGACCGTGGCGGCCGCGGCCGAGGAGCTCAACGCCTCGATCCGCGAGATCAACCGCCAGGTCGAGCAGGCGACGCGCGCCACCGAGCAGGCGGTCGTCACCGTCAAGGAAACCGACGGCACCATGCGTGCGCTTGCCGACGGCGCAGATCGCATCGGCGAGGTTATCGGCCTCATCACCTCGATTGCCGGCCAGACCAACCTGCTGGCGCTGAACGCGACGATCGAGGCAGCCCGAGCCGGCGAGTCCGGCCGGGGGTTTGCGGTGGTGGCGAGCGAGGTGAAGAACCTGGCCTCCCAGACGGCGAAGGCGACCGAAGAGATCAGCGCCCAGATCACGGAGATACAGGGGGCGACGCAGAAGGCGGTCTCGGCGATCGACGGCATCGTCAAGACCATCGAGGAGGTCTCGAGCATCAACCGCGTCATCGCCGCCGCCATCGAGGAGCAGAACAAGGCCACCGCCGAGATCGCAAACACCGTGCAGCACACGGCGGAAGCGACCTCGACCGTTACCCGGAACATCGCAACCGTGTCGTCAGCCGCGAACGAGACCGGCCGCGCCGCGTCCGGCGTGCTGAAGGCCGCCGCCAACCTGTCAAGCCAGTCGACCGCGCTGACGTCGGAGGTCGACGGCTTCATCAGCAAGGTGAGGGCGGTGGCGTAA
- a CDS encoding GntR family transcriptional regulator, with the protein MAAEIGAAILQGDYRPGEWLRQIDLEEAFAAKRFDVRSALTQLAASGMVTHVENRGYRVAQPDLNVVREILAIRTLLEVEAATQALPNIGPDELKKIKQAQQIFEDAVARGSKADQANTNAAFHDEIYRHAANQSLASLIVEIRNRARPGPIALWPSHAELQRSAAHHVEIVDAIESRDLAALVAAVRRHIVESGANYPTRDLGPVKKASAASD; encoded by the coding sequence TTGGCGGCGGAAATCGGTGCCGCCATCCTGCAAGGCGACTACCGGCCCGGCGAATGGTTGCGCCAGATCGACCTGGAAGAAGCCTTCGCTGCCAAACGGTTTGACGTCCGGAGTGCGCTGACCCAGCTTGCCGCAAGCGGGATGGTGACGCATGTCGAAAACCGCGGATACCGGGTCGCGCAACCCGACTTGAACGTCGTTCGCGAGATATTGGCGATCCGCACGCTGCTCGAGGTTGAAGCGGCCACGCAGGCGCTACCGAATATCGGCCCCGACGAACTCAAGAAGATCAAGCAGGCTCAGCAAATCTTCGAAGATGCTGTGGCGCGCGGCAGCAAGGCGGATCAGGCAAATACCAACGCAGCCTTTCACGACGAGATCTATCGCCATGCAGCGAACCAATCGCTCGCCAGCCTCATCGTGGAGATCAGAAATCGCGCCAGACCAGGGCCGATTGCTTTGTGGCCGTCGCACGCCGAGCTGCAGAGAAGTGCGGCACACCATGTCGAGATCGTCGATGCGATCGAGTCTCGCGATCTCGCCGCGCTCGTTGCAGCAGTGCGACGACACATCGTCGAATCCGGCGCCAACTATCCGACGCGCGATCTCGGTCCGGTCAAGAAGGCCTCAGCAGCCTCCGATTGA
- the queF gene encoding preQ(1) synthase, which yields MFEQDVTTMAKKSLQLGRAVEWPHTPEEAQLDRVPNPQKGTDYLVRFTVPEFTSLCPVTGQPDFAHLMIDYAPGPWLLESKSLKLYIASFRNHGAFHEDCTVMIGKRIASEIKPKFLRIGGYWYPRGGIPIDVFWQTGRVPKGLWVPEQGVAPYRGRG from the coding sequence ATGTTCGAACAGGATGTGACGACGATGGCGAAGAAATCCCTCCAGCTCGGCCGCGCGGTCGAATGGCCGCATACGCCGGAAGAAGCCCAGCTCGACCGCGTGCCCAATCCGCAAAAGGGCACGGACTATCTGGTGCGCTTCACCGTGCCGGAATTCACCTCGCTCTGCCCGGTCACGGGACAACCGGATTTCGCGCATCTGATGATTGACTACGCGCCCGGCCCGTGGCTGCTGGAGTCAAAGTCGCTCAAGCTCTACATCGCGAGCTTCCGCAATCACGGCGCGTTCCATGAGGACTGCACCGTGATGATCGGCAAGCGCATCGCGAGCGAGATCAAGCCGAAGTTCTTGCGCATCGGCGGCTACTGGTATCCGCGCGGCGGCATCCCGATCGACGTGTTCTGGCAGACCGGCCGCGTGCCGAAGGGATTGTGGGTGCCGGAGCAAGGCGTCGCGCCGTATCGCGGACGGGGTTAG
- a CDS encoding ABC transporter ATP-binding protein yields the protein MAELLIENLHKRYGPVKAIDDVNIHVADGEFVTLLGPSGCGKSTTLGAIAGLDQPTSGRIRVGNKTYFDGEKGIFLPPEARHCGLVFQSYALWPHMTVYDNVVFPLKLRKVSTADCRRRVEESLALVEMERFQDRYPHQLSGGQQQRVALARTLVYQPEILLLDEPLSNLDAKLRDRARTWLAELRTRLGLTTIYVTHDQVEALALSDRIVVMNGGRISQIGSPQEIYTRPADSFVADFIGTTNFLNGDVVGAPDGDGQTLVGLADGQRVLIKSDKRPSLGDKVTFAYRPEQMRLAAANDEAIGGSIVEADVVSHSYVGGRWQIGLSVGGNQIRIETQEATTDRQLRLWLPVTGGILFTERNHGKSH from the coding sequence ATGGCTGAGTTGCTGATCGAGAACCTGCATAAGCGGTACGGACCGGTCAAAGCGATCGACGACGTCAACATCCACGTTGCCGATGGCGAGTTCGTCACGCTGCTGGGGCCGTCAGGGTGCGGCAAGTCAACAACGCTCGGCGCCATTGCCGGACTGGATCAACCGACGAGCGGACGCATCCGAGTCGGCAACAAGACCTATTTCGACGGAGAAAAGGGAATCTTCCTGCCACCGGAAGCGCGCCATTGCGGGCTCGTGTTCCAGAGCTACGCTCTGTGGCCGCACATGACGGTCTATGACAACGTCGTGTTTCCGCTCAAGCTGCGCAAGGTATCGACCGCCGACTGCAGGCGCCGCGTCGAGGAGAGTCTCGCTCTCGTCGAGATGGAGCGCTTTCAGGACCGCTATCCGCATCAGCTCTCGGGCGGCCAGCAGCAGCGTGTCGCGCTCGCGCGAACGCTGGTCTACCAGCCCGAAATCCTCCTGCTCGACGAGCCCCTGTCGAATCTCGACGCAAAGCTGCGCGATCGTGCCCGGACCTGGCTTGCCGAACTGCGCACGCGCCTCGGCCTGACGACGATCTACGTGACGCACGACCAGGTCGAAGCACTGGCCCTGTCCGACCGTATCGTGGTCATGAATGGCGGCCGCATCAGCCAGATTGGCTCGCCCCAAGAAATCTACACGCGGCCGGCAGACAGTTTCGTCGCCGACTTCATCGGAACGACCAATTTCCTGAACGGCGACGTGGTCGGGGCGCCCGACGGCGATGGACAGACACTGGTCGGTCTCGCCGATGGTCAGCGCGTTCTGATCAAGTCCGACAAACGTCCATCCCTGGGCGACAAGGTCACGTTTGCCTATCGCCCCGAACAGATGCGCCTGGCGGCGGCCAACGATGAGGCGATCGGAGGTTCGATCGTTGAAGCCGATGTGGTCAGCCATTCCTATGTTGGCGGCCGATGGCAAATCGGATTGAGCGTGGGCGGAAATCAGATCCGCATCGAAACCCAGGAGGCAACGACTGACCGCCAGTTGCGCCTGTGGCTGCCAGTCACCGGCGGCATCCTGTTTACAGAACGGAACCATGGCAAATCCCACTGA
- a CDS encoding ABC transporter permease: MSLDASSALGSSAVDALPKPLPGRDTVIQYGMALLTVVLIAAPLLPVLYQSFLDRALYDSGQQLTLGNFGRLLRTDGFALVIWNTFVFATLTTVISQTLGTLAAVLFGRTDMPFARLFGELFLWPIYLSALVLSFGWYTIYGPAGYLTLLVQSIFDGTPWNLYSLPGMAMIAGVSQAPVAYIYCMSSASITDPTLEEAARVTGAGTLRTLWRITLPLLMPAIAYSAVLNFTVGLELLAIPLVFGDPAGITVLTTFLYNNGVASARPDHGLVATAAVLMLAVVCVLVWLQGRLLGNTRRFVTLGGKATRPRPFRLNNLRWPLCIVSAIYITATVVMPIGALLLRAFTSLLSPMVPISEVLTLGNFANMLEYPVYPRSIWNSLIVSSVGGVVATAMVALIAIIVLRSDFRWRGALHYVALFPRAVPGVVAGIGFFYAFALVPGLGGLRNTIWILVAAFTMHFIPVGLGAVAPMLLQMSPDFDRAARTQGADWWTTSRRIVLPLLRPALVACFIILFITFFKEYTTAIFLFAPGSEVIGTTLLQAWTQGEVGLVSALATIQILAIGVCVTAARAFLGVKLYG; encoded by the coding sequence ATGTCGCTTGACGCAAGCAGCGCGCTGGGGTCGTCGGCCGTGGACGCTTTGCCGAAGCCGCTGCCCGGCCGCGATACCGTCATCCAGTACGGCATGGCGCTGCTGACAGTTGTCCTAATCGCAGCGCCTCTCCTTCCCGTTCTCTATCAATCCTTCCTGGATCGTGCGCTCTACGATTCCGGCCAGCAACTGACGCTGGGCAATTTCGGGCGCCTGCTTCGCACCGACGGCTTCGCGCTCGTCATCTGGAACACGTTCGTGTTCGCGACCCTCACCACCGTGATTTCGCAGACGCTGGGCACGCTGGCGGCGGTGCTGTTCGGCCGCACCGACATGCCGTTTGCGCGGTTGTTTGGCGAGCTCTTCCTGTGGCCGATCTATCTCTCGGCGCTGGTGCTGTCGTTCGGCTGGTACACGATCTACGGACCGGCCGGCTACCTCACGCTTCTGGTTCAGTCGATCTTCGACGGCACGCCCTGGAATCTCTACTCGCTGCCGGGCATGGCGATGATCGCGGGCGTCTCGCAAGCACCGGTCGCCTACATCTATTGCATGTCATCGGCCTCGATCACCGACCCCACTTTGGAGGAAGCCGCGCGCGTGACCGGCGCCGGCACCTTGAGGACCTTGTGGCGGATCACACTGCCGCTCCTCATGCCGGCGATCGCCTATAGTGCCGTGCTGAACTTCACTGTGGGACTTGAGCTCCTCGCGATTCCGCTGGTGTTCGGAGATCCCGCCGGCATCACCGTGCTGACCACGTTTCTCTACAACAACGGCGTGGCGTCGGCCCGCCCCGATCACGGGCTGGTGGCAACGGCTGCCGTGCTGATGCTTGCCGTCGTCTGCGTGCTGGTGTGGCTGCAAGGACGCCTGCTCGGCAATACGAGGCGCTTCGTCACGCTCGGCGGCAAGGCCACGCGCCCGCGCCCTTTCCGCCTGAACAACCTGCGCTGGCCGCTTTGCATCGTCTCGGCGATCTACATCACCGCAACTGTCGTGATGCCGATCGGCGCGCTGCTGCTGCGCGCCTTCACCAGCCTGCTGTCGCCGATGGTGCCTATCAGCGAAGTGCTGACGCTCGGCAACTTCGCCAACATGCTCGAATACCCGGTCTACCCGCGTTCGATCTGGAACTCGCTGATCGTCAGTTCGGTCGGTGGCGTCGTCGCCACTGCGATGGTCGCCCTGATCGCCATCATCGTGCTGCGGTCGGACTTCCGCTGGCGTGGCGCGCTGCACTACGTCGCGCTGTTTCCCCGTGCCGTGCCCGGCGTCGTCGCCGGCATCGGTTTCTTCTATGCGTTTGCGCTCGTGCCTGGCCTGGGCGGCCTCCGAAACACCATCTGGATTCTGGTTGCCGCCTTCACGATGCACTTCATTCCTGTGGGGCTCGGTGCGGTTGCTCCGATGTTGTTGCAGATGAGCCCGGATTTCGATCGCGCCGCCCGGACGCAGGGCGCGGACTGGTGGACGACGAGCCGGCGCATCGTTTTGCCGTTATTGCGGCCGGCACTCGTTGCCTGCTTCATCATCCTCTTCATCACGTTCTTCAAGGAATACACGACCGCGATCTTCCTGTTCGCACCCGGCAGCGAAGTGATCGGGACCACGCTGCTCCAGGCATGGACGCAGGGCGAGGTCGGTCTGGTGTCCGCGCTGGCGACCATCCAGATCCTGGCGATCGGCGTCTGTGTCACGGCGGCGCGCGCTTTTCTCGGAGTGAAGCTCTATGGCTGA
- a CDS encoding ABC transporter substrate-binding protein has protein sequence MSGIDRRSLMVMSVLGATMGLRGTAQAAPNGYPENYQKIIDDAHNEGSLLIYSIMSPENWRPVIEGFNKLYPKIKVETLDLPASRESFERYLAERSTNSRTCDLIATADPGGWIDFQERGEVLDYVSPEAKAWPDWSKPFPGVYTVSSDPMALIWNNTLVADGKRPKTLAEFVELAVANEKTWRNRVTSYGVHQTTFGYGISYAFVKKHGEKAWDWFAQLAKLSPRFERSGGPMTEKVTSGEYAMGFFVSAITFWPRLNDPARAKILGWSFIGDGQPVVLRGIAIPKGSKNVNAAKLMLDYVVSEDGQRAFGRGGLTPARPGVKPGDGIRHTYSSIVEAVGEQNICYIGYDRDAVRDYDSFLARWKKTFNVA, from the coding sequence ATGTCAGGCATCGATCGTAGAAGCTTAATGGTGATGTCGGTTCTCGGCGCCACGATGGGGCTCCGGGGCACGGCCCAGGCGGCGCCGAACGGGTATCCCGAGAATTATCAGAAGATCATCGACGACGCCCATAACGAGGGTAGCCTCCTCATTTACTCGATCATGTCGCCGGAAAACTGGCGTCCCGTGATCGAGGGCTTCAACAAGCTCTACCCGAAGATCAAGGTCGAGACCCTGGATCTCCCCGCCTCCCGCGAGAGCTTCGAGCGATATCTGGCCGAGCGGAGCACCAACAGCCGCACCTGCGACCTCATCGCGACGGCCGATCCGGGCGGATGGATCGATTTCCAGGAGCGCGGTGAAGTCCTCGACTACGTCTCGCCTGAAGCGAAGGCCTGGCCGGATTGGTCAAAGCCGTTTCCCGGCGTCTACACCGTCTCGTCCGACCCCATGGCGCTGATCTGGAACAACACGCTGGTGGCCGATGGCAAGCGTCCCAAGACACTTGCCGAGTTCGTCGAGCTTGCGGTCGCAAACGAGAAGACCTGGCGCAACCGCGTCACCAGCTACGGCGTGCATCAAACGACCTTTGGCTACGGCATCAGCTACGCGTTCGTGAAGAAGCACGGCGAAAAGGCCTGGGACTGGTTCGCCCAGCTTGCAAAGCTTTCGCCCCGCTTCGAGCGCTCCGGCGGGCCGATGACCGAGAAGGTCACCTCCGGCGAATACGCCATGGGATTCTTCGTTTCGGCCATCACCTTCTGGCCGCGCCTGAACGATCCGGCGCGGGCAAAGATCCTCGGCTGGAGCTTCATCGGAGACGGTCAGCCGGTCGTGCTGCGTGGCATCGCGATTCCGAAGGGATCGAAGAACGTCAACGCAGCAAAACTGATGCTCGACTACGTCGTCTCGGAGGACGGTCAGCGCGCATTCGGGCGGGGCGGCCTGACGCCGGCACGCCCCGGTGTGAAGCCGGGCGACGGAATCCGCCACACCTACTCGTCGATCGTGGAAGCCGTCGGCGAGCAGAACATCTGCTACATCGGCTACGATCGGGACGCGGTGCGGGACTACGACAGCTTCCTCGCGCGCTGGAAAAAGACCTTCAATGTCGCTTGA
- a CDS encoding HpcH/HpaI aldolase/citrate lyase family protein — translation MTVERKFPVWRSALFVPANVERFVVKAVERGADALIIDLEDSVPLAEKANARKLIPGIVKRFRDTGSSDVMVRINQPLELAVPDLEAAVIAGVDAIKITKVEGAEHLRLLDEMVTRLEIERGLPIGKIWFVGLIEAPGPLSRAHEIARSIPRLAGISLGAEDYATAIGAKPTEETLLMPKQQVVQAARAAGIMPLGTIGSVADFSDLEGYTRIVRRSADFGFVGSACIHPSLVPILNEGFSPSAKEVADAERVVALNKQAAAEGRASFAIDGKMIDIPIVQRAEALLERAQAIAARAHRPR, via the coding sequence ATGACAGTTGAACGAAAATTCCCCGTCTGGCGCTCTGCGCTGTTCGTACCCGCGAACGTCGAGCGGTTCGTGGTCAAGGCCGTCGAGCGCGGCGCAGATGCGCTGATCATCGATCTCGAGGACAGCGTGCCGCTGGCCGAAAAGGCGAACGCGCGAAAGCTGATCCCGGGCATCGTGAAGCGCTTTCGCGACACCGGAAGTTCGGATGTCATGGTGCGGATCAACCAGCCGCTCGAATTGGCGGTGCCCGATCTGGAAGCGGCCGTCATCGCCGGCGTGGACGCGATCAAGATCACCAAGGTCGAAGGCGCCGAACACCTGCGTCTGCTCGACGAGATGGTGACCAGACTGGAGATCGAGCGCGGATTGCCCATCGGCAAGATCTGGTTTGTCGGTCTGATCGAGGCGCCCGGTCCTCTCTCCAGGGCTCACGAGATCGCGCGATCGATCCCGCGGCTGGCCGGCATTTCACTGGGTGCGGAAGATTATGCCACCGCCATCGGCGCCAAGCCGACGGAAGAAACCCTGTTGATGCCGAAGCAACAGGTCGTGCAGGCAGCCCGCGCCGCCGGCATCATGCCGCTCGGCACCATCGGCTCAGTCGCCGATTTCTCCGATCTGGAAGGATACACAAGGATAGTCAGGCGCTCTGCGGACTTTGGCTTCGTGGGCTCTGCCTGTATCCATCCGTCGCTGGTGCCGATCCTGAACGAGGGTTTCAGCCCCTCCGCCAAGGAGGTGGCGGACGCCGAGCGCGTCGTTGCGCTCAACAAGCAAGCGGCTGCCGAGGGACGCGCATCCTTCGCCATCGACGGCAAGATGATCGATATTCCGATCGTGCAGCGAGCCGAAGCGCTGCTCGAACGCGCGCAAGCAATCGCTGCCCGCGCGCATCGCCCTCGTTGA